Genomic segment of Streptomyces sp. NA02950:
CCTCCCCGAGCTTCTCCGGATCGCCAAACGGCCCAGAAAGCGAGCCGGAAACCTGACGGATCCCATCGAGCGACGTCACCTGCGCATAAAGCGAAAGCGATCCATCCGAGCGGACCTCCGCATATGCCCCCACGGGCACGCTGCATCCGCCGTGCAACTCGGCTAGCAATGCACGCTCAGCCCGCACTTGAGCGTCAACCGCGAGATCTCCCGACGTGGAAAGGATGTCCTGAATCGCCGTGCTGTCCTCACGCACCTGAATACCAAGCGCTCCTTGCCCCGGCGACGGCGGGAAGAGATCGATTGGCAGAATCTCGCCGATAGCATCATCCAGCCCGAGACGGCGAAGCCCCGCGACCGCCAGAACCACAGCGTCAAGCCCCATTGTCTCGATCTTCTTCAGCCGTGGCGGGACATTACCCCGAATCGGTACGACCTCAATATCAGGTCGCACCGCCAGCAGCTGGGCGATACGCCGCGGAGCCCCCGTCCCCACCCGCGCACCCTTGGGCAACCCGGTCAGCGTGGACCCACACAGGGCATCGCGCGCATCTTCCCGGCCCGGTGGAGGCACCAGAACAAGCCCCGGCGGATCTTCGGCGCCGGCCTGGCGCGCCATTCCACACCGTGGCATCCGCGTAGAAGGGAAGGGACGGCGAGAGCTGAGGAAGAACATGAAGTTGCCTCGGACGCAGCACCGGGTGAGAGAAGGCCACCAAGCCGACGATCCACCACAGGTAGGACCGAGGCAGCCGCCCCTGGCATTGCGGGTACTTCTCGTCACTCTGTGCGGACAGAACGTCACAAGCTGCCGCAGAAGACTCTGCAGGCTCATCGCTCATACCAAGGCAGTGAAGTTACGGCTCGGGAGGATGTGTCCAGGGTTTTTGAGCTGTGGATTTGCCGCCTCGCCGCGCTGCTCATCCTGGCGCGTTCTTCGGCTTCCAGTTCATCGTCACGCTCTACCTGCAGGAGCTGCGCGGCTGGTCGTCCCTGCAGGCCGCTATCGCGCTGATCGTCATGGGCTGCGACGCCGTGCTGGCGCCCACCCTCACCCCGCGCCCGGTGAATCGCTACGGCAACAGTCGGTGATCTTCATCGGCTTCCTGCTGGCGATCGTGGCCTACGGGCTCTTCCTGCCGGTCGAAATGGGCTGGTCAACGCGGCGAGGTTCCCGAGCCCGATCATCGCAGGCACCGCCTTCGCTCTCGCCTACGGCCCGCTCACCATCGCGGCGACCGACAGCGTGGCCAAGGAGGAGCAGGGCCTGGCCGGCGGGCTGCTGTACACGTTCACCCAGTTCGGCTCGGCGGTCGGGATCTCAGCGGTGACCGCAGTGTACGGGATCGCCGCGGCCGGCGCCGATGGCTCCTCGGCCGACGCCGATGGACGCATACCGCACCGCGCTCGTCGTCCCGGTGGTCATGGTGCTGCTGGGGGCGGCGGTCTCCGCCTTCGGCCTGCGCAACGCCAGGCTCCCCGGCCAGCGGAAGGGCGCGGCGCCCGCGGCCCGCGACGAGGTCAGCGACGGTGTTCCGGGGTGAGCGCCCCCGTTCCTGATCCGCTTGCGCACCGGATCGCGTCCTGGAAGACGCGGTGGGCAGGGCCGAGGGCTGAGGTCCGTGCCGGATCTCACCCGATCGCACCGCGGAGGATGGTGTCGACGGTGCGGTGGGCGAAGACCGTCAGTTCTTCCGGATCCTGCTGTCCGAAAGTGGAGGCCCAAAGAGCGAAGCGGCCGAAGAGGGCCGACCAGAGGGTGGTGGCTGCGTGTTCGACGCCATCGGGCCAGCGCCGGCCTTCGTTCTCGCAGGCATGGAGGGCGGCGAGCCACTGCTGCCACAGAGCGCGAGCGGGATGGGCATCGCGCGGTATCCCGAAGGAGGTGGCGTCGTAGCCGAACATGAGGCGGTAAACGCCACGTTGGGTGCGGGCGAAGGTGCAGTAGGCGTCGGCCTGAGCGTGCAGCCGCTCGCGGGCATCGGCTCCGCAGTCGACCGCTTCGGCGTCGGCGTCGCGCATGGCAGCGACGAGACGCTCGTAGCCGTCTTCGGTGACCGCGCGGGCCAGCTCGTCCTTGTCGGCGAAGTGCAGATACATGCTCTGGGCGGCGATGCCGACTTCTCGCGCGACCTCGCGGAGGGAGACGGGAAGGGTGTCGTTCGCCACCTTCTCGTCGAGCAGGCGGCCGACGGCCGCGACGATGTCCTGGCGCAGCCGCTTGCCCTGGCCTCGGGCGTTGCGCCTGCGTACGGTGGCGGATGGCTGGTCGTTCACCTTTCTCATTGTGGTCCATGAGTCGCTTCGGGGAGGTTGGCCGGGCCCGGCCAACCTCCCCGAAGGGGGCTACGCCTGGCCGAGGGCACGCGTGGCCGTGGCCATTGCCTGGCCGGCTGCTGGGTATCCGATGTACGGGACGGTGTGGAGTACGGCTTCCAGGATCTCCTCGGGGCTGAGTCCGTTGGCCCGGCCTGCCACGACGTGGTTGCTGATCTCTGTCTGATGTCCCTGAGCCATCAGGACTCCGAGGGTGATCAGGCTGCGGTCGCGCCGGGCGAGCCCCGGACGGGTCCAGATGTCCCCGAAGACGTGCTCCAGGGCCAGTCGGCCCATGCTGGGCACGGGGCCGTCTCCGTCGGGCGCGGCCTGCATGTTCGCGGTCAGGAAGGCCGCGCCCAGCATCTCCTCCACGACCTGCTCCCCCGCCGTTCGGCGCGCACTCGCCGTGCGTCGTGCGCCGGCGGCCTCGACGTCTTCGGTCGAGCTCATGGCTGTTCTCCGTTTTCGGGCGCGGTCAGGCGGGACAACATGCCCAGGCCGGTTGCGGTGGTGGTCCCGGCGTCCACGGGGAGCACCGTGCCGGTGATCCAGCGTGACTCCGGGCCGGCCATGAAGAGCGCGGCCCAGGCCAGGTCCCAGGCGGTGCCCTCCAGTCCCAGCAGGTTGGCCTTGCGGCGCATCTCCCGGCCCTCGGCGCCGCCCTGGTCCCCCATGGGGGTGTACAGGTGCCCGGGGACCAGGCAGTTGACGCGGATGTTGTCCGGTCCCCAGGCGTGGGCGAGGTCGACGGTCAGGGACTGCAGGGCGCCCTTGCTGGGGCCGTAGGCGCCGGTGCCGAAGCCGCGCAGGCCGGCGATGGAAGAGACATTGACGATCGAGCCCCCACCGCTGCGGACGAGATGCGGGTAGGCGGCGCGGGCCACCAGCATGGGGGCGGTCGCGTTGACCGCGAAGACCCGGTCCCAGTCGGCGCGGGTCGCCGTCTTGATGTCCCCCTTGGGGGTGACGGCCGCGTTGTTGACGACCGCGTCGAGCCGGCCCGCCGTGAACGCGAAGGAGTCCACGGCGTTACCGACGGCGTCCTCGTCGGTGACGTCGGCCACCAGCGTGACGGCCTTGCCGCCGGCCTCCTCGATACGCGTGCGCGTGCGCGCGGCGCGCTCCTCACCGACGTCGAGAATCCCGACGGTGGCGCCCTGCGCGGCGAGCAGCAGGGCGGTCGCGGCTCCCGTGCCGAGGAAGTCTCCGCTGCTGCCGGCACCAGTGATCAGCGCCGCCGTGCCCTCCATACGCCTGCCACGGCCGTCGAGGTAGCCCCCGACGGTGAACGCGCCGGCGCTCACCAGGTCACCGGCAAGGACTTCAGGCCGTACACGGCGGTCTCGCTCTTGAAGTCCAACTCGTCCTCGGCGACGGCCAGCCGCAGCCCGGGGATCCGTTCGAAGAGGCGGGGCCAGGCCACCTCCATCTCGACGCGGGCAAGGTTCTGGCCCAGGCACTGGTGGGTGCCGAAGCCGAAGGCGACGTGGTTGCGGGGGTTGCGGCCGATGTCGAGCCGGTCGGCGGGGCACTCGTCCGTGTCGAAGACGCGCGGGTCATGGTTGCCGGCGACCAACGAGACGATGACGCCCTCACCCTCGCGGACCAGCTGCCCGCCGATCTCCACGTCTTCGAGAGCGACACGGCGCGGGTTGACGGCGACGATGCTCCAGTAGCGCAGCATCTCCTCCACGGTGCTGGCCGCCAGCTCCGGGTGGGCGATCAGCCGTTCGCGCTGGTCGGGGTTGACGAGAAGTGCGGTCAGGCCCAGACCCAGCATGTTCGCGGTGGTCTCGTGTCCTGCTCCGGTCAGGATCGCGACCAGACCGGGCATGGTCTCGGGCGGGAATCCATCCGGACCGGAGTGGTCCGCGAGGAGACGGCTGATCATGTCGTCGCCGGGCTCGCGGCGCTTGCGCTCGATGAGATCCGTGTAGTATGCGATCGCCTCCAGCTGTCCCTGGACGCGCTCCTCATGCGTGGCCGTCAGGTCGGCGCCGAGGTCCGCGTGCTTCTGGAAGACCTCACGATCCTCGTAGGGGACGCCCAGGACGAGGCAGATGGCCCGGGACGGCAGGGCGAGCGCGAACTCCTGGACGAAGTCGATGGGACTGTCCTTGGCGAGTATCTTGTCGATCAGCTCGTCCGTGATCCGCAGGAGCTCGTCGCGCATGGCCCGAGTGCGCTTGACGCTGAACTCCCGGGTGAGCATCTGCCGCAGCCGGGCGTGCTCGGGGTCGTCGAGGCGCAGGAAGAGGCCGCCCTGCTCCTCGCGCTGGGTGGACCAGTCGAGTGGGTACTTGGGGTGGCGCACGTCGGCGCTGAAGGACTGGCTGCCCAGGACGGCACGGACGTCGTCGTGCCGGGTGGCGAGCCAGTGCTGCGAGCCGTCCCAGATGGTGACCTTGTGCAGGCCGCCGGCCTCACGGAACTCGGCGTGCTGCGGCGGCGCGCTGAAGGGACAGGTCCGCGCGGCCGGGAAGAAGGGTGCTTCGCTCTCGGGTGCCGGGGTGGGGGGTGCGGAGGTGGTCATGTCGCCTTGCCTTCTTTCGAACGTCTCTGTTCTGGGTGAGTTGGGGGTGCGCGGTCCGCCGACGCCTATGCGGCGGACGGAGCAGCTGCGGGCCATGCGGCCCGGTCCAGGACGGCCTGCCGCCAGGTGCGCAGGGAGCGGGCCATGCCGTTGCCGAGCACGCCGTCCACGGTGCTCGGCCGGCCGTCGCTGTCGCGATGGCCGTAGACGCCGA
This window contains:
- the hemC gene encoding hydroxymethylbilane synthase encodes the protein MARQAGAEDPPGLVLVPPPGREDARDALCGSTLTGLPKGARVGTGAPRRIAQLLAVRPDIEVVPIRGNVPPRLKKIETMGLDAVVLAVAGLRRLGLDDAIGEILPIDLFPPSPGQGALGIQVREDSTAIQDILSTSGDLAVDAQVRAERALLAELHGGCSVPVGAYAEVRSDGSLSLYAQVTSLDGIRQVSGSLSGPFGDPEKLGEALAGELIGQDARSILGDIRAEAAV
- a CDS encoding TetR/AcrR family transcriptional regulator gives rise to the protein MRKVNDQPSATVRRRNARGQGKRLRQDIVAAVGRLLDEKVANDTLPVSLREVAREVGIAAQSMYLHFADKDELARAVTEDGYERLVAAMRDADAEAVDCGADARERLHAQADAYCTFARTQRGVYRLMFGYDATSFGIPRDAHPARALWQQWLAALHACENEGRRWPDGVEHAATTLWSALFGRFALWASTFGQQDPEELTVFAHRTVDTILRGAIG
- a CDS encoding SDR family NAD(P)-dependent oxidoreductase — protein: MSAGAFTVGGYLDGRGRRMEGTAALITGAGSSGDFLGTGAATALLLAAQGATVGILDVGEERAARTRTRIEEAGGKAVTLVADVTDEDAVGNAVDSFAFTAGRLDAVVNNAAVTPKGDIKTATRADWDRVFAVNATAPMLVARAAYPHLVRSGGGSIVNVSSIAGLRGFGTGAYGPSKGALQSLTVDLAHAWGPDNIRVNCLVPGHLYTPMGDQGGAEGREMRRKANLLGLEGTAWDLAWAALFMAGPESRWITGTVLPVDAGTTTATGLGMLSRLTAPENGEQP
- a CDS encoding carboxymuconolactone decarboxylase family protein; its protein translation is MSSTEDVEAAGARRTASARRTAGEQVVEEMLGAAFLTANMQAAPDGDGPVPSMGRLALEHVFGDIWTRPGLARRDRSLITLGVLMAQGHQTEISNHVVAGRANGLSPEEILEAVLHTVPYIGYPAAGQAMATATRALGQA
- a CDS encoding cytochrome P450, translated to MTTSAPPTPAPESEAPFFPAARTCPFSAPPQHAEFREAGGLHKVTIWDGSQHWLATRHDDVRAVLGSQSFSADVRHPKYPLDWSTQREEQGGLFLRLDDPEHARLRQMLTREFSVKRTRAMRDELLRITDELIDKILAKDSPIDFVQEFALALPSRAICLVLGVPYEDREVFQKHADLGADLTATHEERVQGQLEAIAYYTDLIERKRREPGDDMISRLLADHSGPDGFPPETMPGLVAILTGAGHETTANMLGLGLTALLVNPDQRERLIAHPELAASTVEEMLRYWSIVAVNPRRVALEDVEIGGQLVREGEGVIVSLVAGNHDPRVFDTDECPADRLDIGRNPRNHVAFGFGTHQCLGQNLARVEMEVAWPRLFERIPGLRLAVAEDELDFKSETAVYGLKSLPVTW